ACCGGTTGGTTCATGACGGCCCTGCTGGGGACGGCGCTGGCCTGCGCCGTCCTCGGCGCCGCGGCGGCGCTGGACCTCGACCGGCCGGGCGCCGTCCTGCGGCTCGTCGGCAGCGTGCTGTATCTCGTCGCGATCGTGGTGACGATCGTCTACCACGTTCCCCGCAACGACGCGCTGGCCGGTGTGTCGCCGGCCGGTGCCGACGCGGCGCGGCGGTGGGCGGACTACCAGCCGGGCTGGACCGCCTGGAACCACGTGCGGACGATCACCGCGATCGCGGCCGCGGCGACACTCACCGTCGCCGTCCGCGTCGCCGAGCAGGCGAGGTGAAACCGGCCCGCCGGGCGACGGCCGACTGGGCGGCGGGTGGCAGGTCAGGTCCGGCGGTTCCCGTGCTCCTCGGTGATGCCGGTGATCGGCGCGTCGCTGGCGATGCGTGCCTGGCGGATCAGCGCGATGCGCGTGCGCGCCGGCGGGTCCGCCGGGATGACCGGGAGCGACTGGCCCCGCCGCTGCGCCTCGTACTCGAGCCGCGCCCGGGCCTTCGCGAGGGTGTCCTCGCTCGGCCGGAGAACCTGCTTCGTGTCGAGCGTCGCCGGGTGCTGGGGAAGCGAGCGTTCGACGCGGAACAGGACCCGGTCGCCGTCCGGGCCGGCGTCGCCGACGAATGTGCGGAACCCCGCGAAGGTGAGCGACGCCCGGCCCTTGAGCTGCCAGGGCGTGCCCTTGGGTATCGACAGCCGGAAGCCTTCGGCTGTCAGCTCGAAGGAGCTCGCCCGCATGGGAAGCGGAAATCCGTCCTCGTCGAGTACCGAGAGATGCGCTGGAGTCCCGCCGTCCACGGCGTCCCTGGCCACGTCCTGCCAGGGGCGGACCGGCCAGGCCGATCGCTTCATCGTGCCGGTGGGCGCGGGGTCGGACGTCGGATAGACCGTGTCGGGCGCCGCGTTCCACACCTGCGGTGGGCTGCCGAGGGCAGCGTGGTTGTCCCACCAGTAGATTCGCTCGGGCTTGTTCTCGATGACGATGCGGGACCAGTAGGTGACCGCCTTCCGGGCCTCCTCCCAGGTGATTCCGTGGCTGATCCCCTGGTAGCCGGTCTCGGCGAGGTAACGCAGGGCGTTGGCCTGGATGTCGCCGTCCCGCACCGCCCCGTGGGCGCGGATGACCACGACCGGCTCTTCGGGGCGGCCCTCGATCAGGAGTCCGACCTTCGAGGTACGCCGCACCCGCTCGGCCTTGGCCGGATTGGGCAGGCCCGTGGCCAGGTCGATGGTAGACATGTCGTCGGCCGGGAAATAATAGGTGGGCGTGTCGATCGGAATTCCTGCCGCGGAAACCGTCGAGAACTCCGCGACGACGCCGGATTCTATGAGGCTGAAGACTCTCGGCGGGAGGTCGTGAAGGCCACTCATCTGGATAATCCTCTCCTGCTGTGTCCGGAAGTGCCCTGACAGTTCACCTGGTGGAGAGCCACCGCTGCTCCTCGTCGGTCTCTCACCGGCGGGCGACCGGCACCCAGTCGTAGGTCTCGCCGTCGGGACCCATCGGAGAGTCGTGCTCCTCCACGATGCAGATCGGGTTGGAGTGGGTGGCGAACAGCTTCTTCTCGTCTTCCATCGTGTATGGCAGCCGCTC
This portion of the Parafrankia discariae genome encodes:
- a CDS encoding anthrone oxygenase family protein — protein: MTERVLAPLTIVSAVGSGVVGGVFFAFSVFVMRALDGLPPAQGLAAMQGINRWAPTGWFMTALLGTALACAVLGAAAALDLDRPGAVLRLVGSVLYLVAIVVTIVYHVPRNDALAGVSPAGADAARRWADYQPGWTAWNHVRTITAIAAAATLTVAVRVAEQAR
- a CDS encoding pyridoxamine 5'-phosphate oxidase family protein — encoded protein: MSGLHDLPPRVFSLIESGVVAEFSTVSAAGIPIDTPTYYFPADDMSTIDLATGLPNPAKAERVRRTSKVGLLIEGRPEEPVVVIRAHGAVRDGDIQANALRYLAETGYQGISHGITWEEARKAVTYWSRIVIENKPERIYWWDNHAALGSPPQVWNAAPDTVYPTSDPAPTGTMKRSAWPVRPWQDVARDAVDGGTPAHLSVLDEDGFPLPMRASSFELTAEGFRLSIPKGTPWQLKGRASLTFAGFRTFVGDAGPDGDRVLFRVERSLPQHPATLDTKQVLRPSEDTLAKARARLEYEAQRRGQSLPVIPADPPARTRIALIRQARIASDAPITGITEEHGNRRT